The following nucleotide sequence is from Mangifera indica cultivar Alphonso chromosome 17, CATAS_Mindica_2.1, whole genome shotgun sequence.
ATCGATTTTTCAAACCTATGTCTTCACATTTGAGAATTTTGTTCTTTTACCACTTAAGCTAGGGCTAATGATATTTGACTGGTTTCTGTGACCCCGTCAAATAATGTGAGCAATAATCAAGAGACTTACAAATCTGAACGCAGGCAATGACTTGGTAAGTTTCAAACCCAAAGATGCATCACTGCTGTTCCTAGTACTtcacttttatattatattgagtGTCCTATGATCTTTCTCCGCTGAAGACGAGAACCAAAGACAAACATATAAAGCAGACCTTTTTAATATTGGAGCAGCACTGAAGACACaaatatatgaataagaatTGGGTTGAGTTGTTGGTCAATACTTAACAACTCTGTTCTTTTCCTTGTGCCAACAAACATGAACCAGTCATAGGTTCGGCCGACATCTTTCTTCAACCTCAAAATCCACCTTAATTAAACTTCACCTGATTCTGGAAACATGCTTCTATGGTTTACTTTtgactgttaaaaaaaaaaagagtagaGCCCACCAGAAAGACTTCAAAACCCCAAAACGACCTCAACTGTATCTTTTCCCCCAAGCTGAGAAAGACATGCTTCAACATCTCCTCTCCGAAAAAGGAAAAGTAAAGCTTTATTAGTCCAATTCCAACCATCGTGTTTTGAATAGTTTTATGAGTTTAcatcaaatttatcaataacGCACTGAATTCTTATAGAATTGGGCATTTAAGATTGCAAGGTTGTAACATGtcttatcaaaatattattcattccgGTCAGTCACAGTACATTacgattttgttttaaaattccaattttatCGTAATGtctttaaacaatataaaatatatgtacaaaCCCAATATTCTTATCATATTTTGTCGATGTGAAATATGCTTAGGGTATCATAGAGATGTTGGAACAAATTTTTCCTCTCTTATACAAACAGGAGgaaaggagaaagagaaaaatgtcaCAAATTGAATGCAACTAAGTCTTTGAATATGAACCATCTTCATCTGAAACCTCTCAATCTGTCTTATCTAAGAGCTCATGAAAGCAAAAGGTTGAAGACTTTAAAAAGAAAACGATAAGATCCAAAGTAATGCCTGTTTGTTTCAATGGCGCACATGGTATATCCTTTCAAGCTCCctaaattcatttgaaatggACAAACTTCGTTTCAACACTTTAACATCAATCAATATCCACCCCAAAACTTCCAAACACAAAGTTTTTCTTATACGTTGCAATGGGAAATTTCCTTTTTCTACTACTAGTAGTAAGTAATCATCGAAGACTTCATCTTCAATATGAGCATGAACAATTCTTGTATAAAAGAATTATGTGTGGTCACACATGATTGATCTTTTCAAACCTCTTTTACACATATAAATTGTCAATTTATCATCATCGAATTAGTTATGTAGtcagaaaaaatttaaaacattactcttttatatttcaaattttcttttttactatttaaattacCGTTTAGGTTTTTGAGAATTACCGTTGTAATAAACCTTGGGTCAAAAATAGTCTTCTGGCCTTAATTTTTCCATACTTTGTTAGATATAAATACAATCCAATTTAGAGCTAGACTTAACTCTTacagtaaaattatatgaacaaataatatacacaattttatatataaacaatgatacAGTAGCACTCTAATTTCTATTTTACAATTACCAATTTATCCCTCATGGACATGTatatatggttttaaaaacaagATCAGACTGATCAATCAGACCAACTGAACTATCGATTATTAATCAAACCgattagattatatataaaattagatttaatactattaatataaaaaatggatttaaaaaagctgtaaattatataaattttgttaatattattttttaataattaactagtttgattattatttaaccGAGTAGATCTGTGATTAGATTAAATCGCCCTTTCATCGGATTagatccaattttaaaaaatgttgcaCGGATGAATCAAATGAGGTTGGCCAACTCTTGCTAGAACAAACTCTTATTTTAGTGGAGTTGTGGGgccaacaaataataatttattttattttgtaatttttgtctatttttcttattataaataaaatacaatggCCTCCTCGTTCTAAGATATTGATGCTTGTTTTTCGTTCAAACAAGAGGTATCTTCCAATCTTGTTGTGATTTGTTCTTCATTTCTTTCTATTCCACAAGTAAAAACAGCCACCAGAGTCTCATATTTCACAACGCAACTTTCTTTTCGATTTCTTCCTTTTATAGCGGTTTAGgttttgcttttcttttctctctctccttgAATTACACGCTCTTCTGCTTGGTAGGTTGTGCCATTGAACTCCTGGGCCCTCGACTCCACTCAAGTTTAATGGTCTCTATCTCCTCCTTCAGTGCTCTCTCTTTGCTTTGCCCCCATTTTTCTTGCTGTTTAGCATTTCCTTCTTGTTCTTCCTATTGTTTTTTGACAAGATAAGCTTCTGCAGTTTCTGTTTGCTCTCTTTACAAACTGTCGTTGGTTATCTTGTGAGATTTCTCCATCTGGGTTTTTGATTTTGGTGATGGGTTTTGCTTATAATGCAGTAATGATTTTGGGTTTGTGTTGTGATCAACTGTTGTTGACTGTAGTTCTTGGGTTTTGACTCTGGGATATCTATCTGACTTTTTGCCTTCTTGAAGTGATTTATGGTTAACTACGGACTTTTTTATCTGGGAATTGGATAATCGGTGAATTTTCAAGGAGGacttatacttttattttttcttatatttggtGTACGAATGATGAGTGGAAGATAAGAACTTGATTTTAGTGGTGTTAAATCTGGTTTTGGCGAGTTCTTGAAGGACAAAGATGGACAGAAAGATTCAACCTCCTCTGGTAAATCTTTGTCTACCTTTCGGCTAACAAGTAGTCACTCACTCATATAATGCTTAATCAGTGACTTTCATTTGcgtgatttttaaattttgctgcTGCTTGATCCTTGtctagtttagggttttggtggTTCATGTTGTTTGCGTGTGTAACCATCCTTATTTTCTAACTTCCGAAGCGGTGTTACTATCTTCCCACCAAATCTGCTTGAGCCtctgttttaatttaataagttgCAGAAAGTTCTCTCCTGTCTCAAGATCATTCTcagaaatttgttaaaaaattaacctaAAGTTGATAAAAGATAAGTTGTATCAACtcttttttattgattctagGATGTTTAGCCTGTAAAATTTGGATGTCTGATTGATCAAACTGTGAACTGAACCGAAATCACATGACTGCAACTTCTTAAGTGCTCCAAACACTTTTCCTGAAGTTTATAGttttgtctaaagtttttatTGACTGAATTTGAACATTGGTTGGCAATTATAGCTTGAATTGAGCGATTCAAGGGATTTCTTTTGAGCTTCATTATTGTATTGTGTGCAAGTATTAGACTTTCAGGATCCAGTAGCAAATTTTGTAGTAACTGGTAAATCTGAGAGCCCATATTTaccctttctttctcttattgatataaataatgataactAACTTCAATCTTTTTTATGTTCTCGCTTTCTTGTTCATGATGCAACgttgattttagggttttgttagtGAGATTTACTTTTTAAGTAGAGAATTGAATGGTAGTTGTATTGTATCttcttatttgatattttttttatttgatgctTGAGCTCTTTGAGTCTCAATCGCATGTTATATTCTCTTTGATCATTTCCTTAATAGAAGTTTCACTATTTGAGTCTGAATTTGTTTCCCCTTTTTTAGTCTTTGTCTTTGTTGCTAGGTGTATACCTATTGTATATTTTCTCTCATTCATTAGATTAGTCTACCTATGtccaaaatttataaatagttttatttttttataaagatgaaTCTTTTTTTCCAGTTTCTCATCAAAATCTGTTTTGAAGatagaaatcaaaattatcagtACTTTTGTTTGTGTTAAGATCATTCGTTTTCTATTTTAGGTATAGAGTTTGTGTTAAGATTCTGGTCAATGATTACAAAcattaagattttcattttaattcttCAGATGCTGATATTGCTCTGGGTTACTTACTAGTTGTcggattttaattttttcttctttttatgttGTTGGAGAGTGAATGAAAGAACTTACACATTTATAGGTGCATAGTTATTCCTAATACTGGCTCCAGCATAAATACTTTTTGTTATGTAGCAGCTGGttcattatttataatagatgTGTCTTTGCAGGTTGATACAACTGCGTGTTTGTGTAGAGTAGATGTAGGCCTCAAAACTGTAGCTGGAGCAAAAAAATACGTCCCTGGTACAAAGCTGTGTCTCCAACCTGACATTAAACCATCTATTCATCCAACTAGGAATAAACCACACACTGGCAGCCGAAGCAGAAACCAATCTCCTTTGCTTCCAGGGCTTCCTGATGATCTTGCTATTGCTTGCCTGATTCGGGTCCCAAGGGTTGAGCACCGCAAGCTCCGTTTAGTCTGCAAAAGATGGTGCTGTCTTTTGTCAGGTAACTACTTTTACTCACTCCGGAAAAGCCATGGGATTGCAGAGGAATGGCTATATGTCATTAAGAGAGATCATGATGGGAAAATCTCCTGGCATGCTTTTGACCCCATATACCAGCTCTGGCAGCCACTGCCTCCTGTCCCCAAAGAATATTCTGAAGCCCTTGGGTTTGGTTGTGCTGTTCTTAGTGGTTGTCACCTTTACTTGTTTGGTGGCAAAGACCCACTAAATGGATCAATGAGACGAGTCATTTTTTATAGTGCCAGGACTAATAAATGGCACCGTGCCCCTGACATGCTTCGCAGGCGACATTTTTTTGGTTCATGTGTCATAAATAACTGCTTGTATGTTGCTGGTGGGGAGAATGCAGGAGCACATCGGTCCTTGAGATCAGCTGAAGTTTATGATCCAAACAGGCATAGATGGTCTCTGATTTCAGATATGAGCACAGCAATGGTGCCTTTCATTGGGGTTGTTTACGAGGGAAAGTGGTTCTTAAAGGGGCTTGGATCTCACCGTCAAGTTCTTAGTGAGGTCTACCAACCAGAAACTGACAGCTGGTACCCTGTATATGATGGAATGGTTGCTGGATGGAGGAACCCAAGTGCTTCCCTCAATGGACATCTTTATGCTTTGGACTGCAAGGATGGCTGCAAACTCAGGGTTTATGATGAAGCAACCGATTCTTGGAGCAAGCATATTGACAGTAAGATGCATTTGGGGAACTCTCGATCTTTGGAGGCAGCAGCTCTAGTTCCACTTAACGGAAAACTCTGCGTAATCCGCAATAATATGAGCATATCTCTGGTCAATGTTTCGAAATCGGACAGCGAGGGAGTGGCTTCTGCGGAGCATCTTTGGGAGACCATATCAGGGAAAGGGCAATTCAAGACATTAGTTACAAACCTCTGGTCTAGCATTGCTGGGAGGAACCGCCTGAAAAGTCACATAGTTCATTGCCAGGTTCTTATAGCGTAATGACTGTAAGTTGTATTACCTCGAGGGCTGAGTTCTCTTGCTTTTTGTGCTGTTAACGTCTCTCCGATTTGATGGGCCGGAGAGACTAAAAT
It contains:
- the LOC123201119 gene encoding F-box/kelch-repeat protein At1g55270-like isoform X2 translates to MVDTTACLCRVDVGLKTVAGAKKYVPGTKLCLQPDIKPSIHPTRNKPHTGSRSRNQSPLLPGLPDDLAIACLIRVPRVEHRKLRLVCKRWCCLLSGNYFYSLRKSHGIAEEWLYVIKRDHDGKISWHAFDPIYQLWQPLPPVPKEYSEALGFGCAVLSGCHLYLFGGKDPLNGSMRRVIFYSARTNKWHRAPDMLRRRHFFGSCVINNCLYVAGGENAGAHRSLRSAEVYDPNRHRWSLISDMSTAMVPFIGVVYEGKWFLKGLGSHRQVLSEVYQPETDSWYPVYDGMVAGWRNPSASLNGHLYALDCKDGCKLRVYDEATDSWSKHIDSKMHLGNSRSLEAAALVPLNGKLCVIRNNMSISLVNVSKSDSEGVASAEHLWETISGKGQFKTLVTNLWSSIAGRNRLKSHIVHCQVLIA
- the LOC123201119 gene encoding F-box/kelch-repeat protein At1g55270-like isoform X1, whose translation is MDRKIQPPLVDTTACLCRVDVGLKTVAGAKKYVPGTKLCLQPDIKPSIHPTRNKPHTGSRSRNQSPLLPGLPDDLAIACLIRVPRVEHRKLRLVCKRWCCLLSGNYFYSLRKSHGIAEEWLYVIKRDHDGKISWHAFDPIYQLWQPLPPVPKEYSEALGFGCAVLSGCHLYLFGGKDPLNGSMRRVIFYSARTNKWHRAPDMLRRRHFFGSCVINNCLYVAGGENAGAHRSLRSAEVYDPNRHRWSLISDMSTAMVPFIGVVYEGKWFLKGLGSHRQVLSEVYQPETDSWYPVYDGMVAGWRNPSASLNGHLYALDCKDGCKLRVYDEATDSWSKHIDSKMHLGNSRSLEAAALVPLNGKLCVIRNNMSISLVNVSKSDSEGVASAEHLWETISGKGQFKTLVTNLWSSIAGRNRLKSHIVHCQVLIA